The Bos indicus x Bos taurus breed Angus x Brahman F1 hybrid chromosome 10, Bos_hybrid_MaternalHap_v2.0, whole genome shotgun sequence genome has a segment encoding these proteins:
- the LOC113900310 gene encoding uncharacterized protein LOC113900310: MGQGNSRQLFVHMLKTMLKGRGIHVNKLQLEKFLLFIEEVCPWFPEEGTVSLETWKKVGKQLQTYYSLHGPNCVPVDAFSLWTLIRDCLDPEHEGHKIQTALRDSTGPEVTEPCAPSPEPLYAVPEGTAYKAGGSDDVLSSDEQKELNEQAAQNHREDMPWEMMVNMESPPGKGELKHSGLSEEQLENLIQKIVIAVKKDAQGDSHSSQPAPPAYPPSVLAGLDPPPPFVEPRELISIPASLPGENIKIKSEILLSPLQQAIKRANEEGEHIPGFSGIYPVFENAQQQRYYEPLPFKQLKELKMACAQYGPTAPFTQAIIEALGNQNQPPNDWKQVARACLSGGDYLLWKSEFAEQCGITADINRRQGLNTTYEMMVGEGEYRDTNSQLNYLPGAYPQISAAALQAWKKLPNSDKKTEDLSKIRQGPDEPYQDFVARLLETIGKMIGDEQAGMVLTKQLAYENANSACQAALRPYRKKGGLSDYIRICADIGPSYVQGITLAEALQGKTVKEVLYQQQKWDKTSGRLRIPGSGCFSCGQMGHQAAHCPQKQARRPAQTPNLCPRCKKGRHWARDCRSKTDLQGKPLPPVSGNWVRGQPQAPKQCYGAMQNLTKLETLQGQNAELLPSCSEQLQGVQDWTSVPPPTQY; encoded by the coding sequence agttagtctggaaacttggaaaaaagtaggaaaacaattgCAGACATATTATTCCTTACATGGTCCCAATTGTGTTCCTGtggatgctttttctttgtggACTCTCATAAGAGACTGCCTGGATCCTGAACATGAGGGACATAAAATTCAAACAGCTCTCAGGGATTCCACAGGACCCGAAGTTACAGAGCCTTGTGCCCCATCACCTGAGCCGCTTTATGCTGTGCCTGAGGGAACAGCTTATAAGGCTGGAGGGAGTGATGATGTGTTAAGCTCTGATGAACAGAAAGAGTTAAATGAACAAGCGGCTCAGAACCATAGAGAGGATATGCCTTGGGAGATGATGGTTAACATGGAATCCCCCCCAGGAAAAGGGGAATTAAAGCATTCAGGGCTTTCTGAAGAACagctggagaatttaattcagaagattGTTATAGCAGTAAAAAAGGATGCACAGGGAGactcccactccagccagcctgcgCCTCCAGCATATCCTCCCTCGGTTCTTGCTGGACTCGATCCACCTCCGCCTTTCGTAGAACCGCGAGAGCTTATATCTATCCCTGCTTCTTTGCCcggtgaaaacataaaaattaaaagtgagataTTATTATCTCCTCTTCAACAAGCAATTAAGCGAGCTAATGAAGAAGGAGAACATATTCCCGGGTTTTCAGGAATCTATCCAGTGTTTGAAAATGCTCAACAGCAGAGGTATTATGAGCCGCTGCCCTTTAAGCAactgaaagagttaaaaatgGCTTGTGCACAATATGGCCCGACTGCGCCGTTTACTCAGGCTATTATAGAGGCTTTAGGAAATCAAAATCAGCCACCTAATGATTGGAAACAGGTTGCTCGAGCTTGTTTATCTGGAGGAGATTATTTACTATGGAAATCTGAGTTTGCTGAGCAATGTGGGATCACAGCCGATATCAACCGGCGACAGGGACTGAACACCACTTATGAAAtgatggtgggagagggagaatatCGAGACACTAATAGTCAACTTAATTATTTACCTGGAGCCTACCCTCAGATTAGTGCTGCGGCTCTACAAGCATGGAAAAAGCTTCCAAATTCTGATAAAAAGACTGAAGATTTATCTAAAATTCGCCAGGGGCCAGATGAGCCATATCAGGATTTTGTTGCCCGCCTGCTTGAGACAATTGGTAAAATGATAGGGGATGAGCAGGCGGGGATGGTGTTGACTAAACAGCTTGCTTATGAGAATGCCAATTCGGCTTGTCAAGCTGCCCTGAGACCTTACAGGAAAAAGGGAGGCTTATCTGACTATATACGGATTTGTGCTGATATCGGCCCTTCATACGTTCAAGGCATAACTTTGGCCGAGGCATTACAAGGAAAGACAGTCAAAGAAGTACTGTATCAACAACAAAAGTGGGATAAAACTAGTGGTCGGCTTCGAATCCCTGGCTCTGGCTGCTTTTCTTGTGGCCAGATGGGTCATCAGGCCGCCCACTGCCCGCAGAAGCAGGCCCGGAGACCTGCTCAAACCCCTAACCTTTGTCCTAGGTGTAAGAAAGGCAGACACTGGGCAAGGGATTGCCGTTCTAAAACTGACTTACAGGGAAAGCCACTTCCTCCGGTCTCGGGAAACTGGGTGaggggccagccccaggccccgaAACAATGTTATGGGGCGATGCAAAATCTGACCAAATTGGAGACGCTTCAAGGCCAAAACGCAGAACTGTTACCGAGTTGTTCAGAGCAACTGCAGGGAGTGCAGGATTGGACCTCAGTTCCTCCACCTACACAGTATTAA